The genomic stretch AAACTTCGAAGGCGGATTGAAGATACATAGTACCTGTAAATATGTCTCTGAAGACATTCATTCTTCATCAGAGACGTTTATCTACCGAAAAAATTACTTGACTATTTGTCAAAAAATTCCCAAGAATTTCAAAGTCTGATGTTAATTTGTGACCTGAGTTAAGTATGCAAATAAAGTAGGAGACTTCTATGTAAGTCATTTAATTACgatttgtaattgttttaaaaattcagGTCGAACTTAATTAACACAAATTATATGATTTAGCGCGTTAACGTGACACTTATTTCATGCGTCTTGATGTTTTTGGCTATGTTACTGTTATACACCTCATAATACGTTTTGaggtataaaatttaatttataatttgcaAGTGTTACAACCCCAAAAATGCCATTTGGAAacctaaagttttttttaagaagggAAGACTGTTATTATCTGTGTTATATATCTGTGTTAAATGGTAACATAACAAGgcaaatttaaataagtactcaACAAGATTTTTCGTGTGACGAAATGAGCGTAAATACTCGTCAGTTAATGCAATCAAAAAAGAAAGGccataaagaaaacaaaatcaACACAAGACAATGAGTCAGTGTAGTACATGCAAGGCGGCCGGTGTACATTAGCGTGTGTTTCGCAAAGGTGCGCGGTGCGCTGCAATCTTCCGCCCGGCGCGTGCGTATTGCGCCACAGACACATGTCGCGAATTGTATGTAGGTGACATGTTACAGGGGTGCCTGTTAAATCGCTGGAACTTCACAAATTGGTGTTATCTTCATCTATATGTTTGTGCCCTGATGGACAAATACAATGATCGTGAAGCCCTTAAGTTATCTTCATTGTTATCGTTATTTAAACCTGCGCAAGAAGTTTAAAAATAGAGACTGCCAAAAACTAAGGAAGTAATGAAAGGCTGGAAGAAACTAAATAGACACCAAATAAGTAGATGAGGtttctttaaataacttttatacaaTTGCTAAGCCTATAAGAAACCTATGTATCAACAAGATCAGTTTAGTCATTTTAATCCGAAAACTTAGTTGAGAGCAACTTTGGGCACTTTCAAATAAATGAGGTGCACCAAATAAGCCACTGTCGGCTGCATAAGCCTGTggtttaataattttctaaacTCTGTATATCGTTTACCTATAACACCAGTCGCGAACTTTACACACAgggctctgtactaagttgttgaaaaataatacataactagttttatattttaatcactaTCACTATGTAAATTCtgtgtaattataatatgacaCGGTCTTGCAGCCCTACCTATTATTACGACCGTTGTGTAATCATAATAAAGCAATCCATATGAATAATATGACGGTAGTTGACTAAACAATAGCTAACGTAGTTATTATAAATAGGAAGTGGAACATCTACAAGCTATTGTTACTATCCTTCGTGGATTTTGGAACTAGGAGTCAAGCTAAATACAAGCTTTGGCGttgatgaatttaatttatgtatccAAGATACAAGGATATtggataattattattctagtttCTGCCTACCCATAAGGGAAATtcgcgtgattttatgtatgtttgtttcggAACTTTTTCCCACGCAGAAAATTATCCGATGTACCTATGATAATATCTCAATTTAAAAGGCAAATATGAGAATATAAACTAGTAACAGATTTTAACAGACCGTCCGCATAAATTCGTGtctgaaaataacaaataatccCTTATTAACATCGCCAAAATAATGAGAATTTGTTATAATGAATATTCTAGTTTAAATCAAAGCTATAGACTACACGCTATACTTAAACCAGAAACAATTAGGTCTGCACAAAAGCAACATAGCTCGTGTAGAtcaaaaagataatattttgcGTCATAGCATGTTGTGCAGTGATAATTAAACGCATTAAACTAATTGACATTACGGCCAGTAAGCATGCTTGACCCTAGATAAAGGACCCACTTACGCACATAGATAGTTGCGGTCTAAAAACCTAGGTACCTTACGAGTCCGATGTCCAAACAGTATTGGTAGGGTCGCTAGATGCCTTAAACTTTATTGGGTTCAAAAAATTAAGGGGTTGATCAGTGTGAAGTGTCTTCCTGAAGTTTCCTGatcttatttttgttacattaattaTTCGATTGAAACGCTGAAACCATTTCTTTATTTGTTAATGCGGTTTGTCATAAAGCTTTTCTTAGTAGATTCTTCTCCCTTTAACGACATAACACGTTCCTTCggtctatttttaataatacgaCGACTGCAACGTTAAATATCATGATTGCCCGATCTATCATTCATTTTTTTCAGCAGTAATTTAAATAGTACTTTTGGTATTGCAGTGACAAAAGTGACTATGTTTCGTATAATTAGCTGGTCAATTTATGTTTCAGATTTGCTATCAAGCAGCCCTACAGCCCAGTATAATTAACGTCCATGTTATCAAAGAACATTatgttacctatattttataggGCCGTTAATTTAAACCTTATCTGGGCAATGGGCATGGACCTACCCCAAGGTATTTGTCACGCCGTCACGCGTAACAAGCGTGCTCGTTAAATCGATACCAAAGGGCCTGAGTAGTACTTGTATTTCCGGGCTATTGAGAAAATGATCGCTGTATTGTGTGGCCATTTCATGGGTTAAGATTGATGTATTGTTATATCACCACAATTTAATAAAGCAGGTGAGCTTGTCAATTTACTACAGTGTTGCTAAGAGCGATAGAACTTAATACCCATTTACTTATGCTGTTGCTAAGCGTGGTAGGAGATACCGGTATGACCTAAAAACATGCTTTTTTAATAAACGGCAAGCGATTGCAATATACGTAGCAACAAGAGGCATCCATAGTCGACAGAGGACATCGGGTATTGTAGGAGAGTTTTAgataggtgtttttttttattgcgtttGCAACATCGCACCCTTTCGCATTGCTTTTGTCGTTTACAAAGAACAACTGGTTACTACGGATAGCACATGGGTTTCGAAGATTGTTTTCAGCATAGGTTCCCAAAGTGGGCGTGACCACCCCATTGTGGGCGCCAAAGCATTTCGTGAGAGGTGGTAGTAGATCCAGAGACAactgataaataacaaaaacacataaaatttatataaatatatagcaaAAGGGCGCGCTATATTCACTTTTTCAGAAGAGGATCCATAAAAATTGGGAACTCATGGCTTACGGCGTCATATCGCCTTGCATACATTGCTCATGTAGAAATGCCCCTGAACTATATAACTATATGCCTATGTATTATCTTTAAATGTAATTGAGTTTTTTTACAGTACATTAATAGGAAACTTGATACATAAGACAAAGTACAACATAAAAATACCATTGATTTGACCTTAAAGGTATGTGAGTAAGGTCAGTTTTTTATGGTAGTACAATCTTAATTGGCGTTTACTAAATAAGTACAACTTATTACATAAGaaacatgtttaaaataacaaaaataatattgataaatttgaataagatatctataccaatattataaagctgaagagtttgattgtttgtttgtttgaacatgctaatctcaggaactactggtgcgaattgaaaaattattttactgttggatagcctatttattgaggaaggttataggctataaatcatcacgctatgaccaaaacgagcagagtaccagtaaaaaattttagaaaaacGGGGCAAaatatgatccattctcttatgtgatgcaagcgaagttgtgcaggtcagctagtatcatatATCTGTATAAGGTATATGTTACAACTAGTAATTAAAGATAaatcaatttcaatttattgtagATTCATCACATGACTATTTGATGTATCAATTGACCACTATGGTATGggtatttaataaacttttattaaataattacttaatatagCATAGTTGTATCATTACTTTCATCCCAACTACAGTCAAAAGTTGCAAAGATAATACAAAATAGTATTAGGTACATTACTTATTCACTAAACTATAACACAACTTATTTCGTACCACATAAATGGTAGGTAATGTCcgttaaataagtacttatgaGGCAACCATCATAGGCCTCAGAacctattatttaatttcaggaCAGACATTCTTGCAAGCAAGGGTTCTTCtgtgaaacaattatttaagtaatgtgTCATGTCTCAATAAGAACATTACTCAACTTGTTACAGGATGTAAGTCATTACAAACCATAATGCATAGGCTGTATGGCAAAATGTTGTTTGCCTTTGCCACAagttgttagttttttttttattttttttttattggtgtcTGTGACTGTGACCTGACTATTGATTGTCctcaaaatcaataatataattaatttaaacctaTTTCACAAGATAATCCTCTTAGAATCGTGTAAAATCGAAAATATTGATAAGATTACCATCCTAGTAGCTCAGAGTGTTAATATACTAGTTTAGAAAGTGTGGTTCTTTCAGCGTGTGTGAACAGTTAGAACGTACTCCAACAGAATTTTTCGAACAGAAAATCAGTCCAAAACCTATTTTACAATAACCTCGACGTCAATAAAAACGGTATTTGTGAATAgaattacatttttacattgtaacaataactgaaaaaataatGCACATGGACAGTTGCAACTGCATCGCTAAGATTTTTACCCACAAATATAGAACGGCTATAAAAAGATGTCTAAAACTACCGGGTTATTATTGCAGTAAAAACTTACCTTGTGTTTTCTCTGTATTAAGCCGCCGGAAATTGTCTGCCACTGCCTTCTACACAGAGTTTATCACATAGGACTATTATAACAAGTTTACGTTTagtaaattcttttaaaataataataaaagaaagtcgttTCAAATTTCGCATTCACAACAAATCTTGCAGAAACTGAAATATACGATGTTGCCAAGGGTTTTAAAAAGTCCACTCTTTTCTGCTGCAAGTAGCACTTGGCCTTCATTTAACtgtaattcaaaaatacttacatttaaaCATACGATATTTGCTGGTAACTATTTGTTCAAGACGTTTCCTCTCAAATTCTACGTTAAAAGTACCACATTCATGTATGACCGACATTTTATAACTCCCTTATTCTACGCGACGGATTGGTGATAGCAACACTaaattaaacgtcaaaattcaaaacaaatgagactttatgaaaatgttttaattccactactttctttatttcttagtcaaaaatatcaaaaaaatagcATTGAATATAAGCAGTCTtctgaatttaattaatttaaagatcTAATTTACGAACAGGGTGTCATAGTCataaatttctaagaaattctgaATACTAGCCCATCAGACTCGTCACTATTTTCTGCGTGTAACGAAACGGTCCTTACTACGTTTCGTTTTATGCAGTGTATATTaaatcaaattgtattttttactttttacagaCTTACTAATGATTTATTCCATAAAACTTGGAGTAATTATCAATTTTTcatgttattcaatatttttcctatatttttaaatatcatagcCTTAAATTGCGTATATTGTTTTAAgataaaggaaaacatcatgatgaagTGATGAAGTCATCGCCCAAGCATTGTCAAAATTCACGTCAAAACAAATTCATTTTGAAGACTAAATTATTTATCgttttatctcataaaaatgGGTCTATTCGGTAAAACTCCCGAGAGGAATCCAAAAGAAATGGTTTGTGTAGTTTCTAAGCTAGCCAGTGCgaagttttggtaaaaaatgttgtgattTTTATACCTGTATCGTTGATGTTCCAGGTGAATGAGTGGTCTCATAAACTACGTAAAGAAGGATACAACTTGGATAGACAAATTAGAGGTACgtctttgtttgtattttaaaatatataatatgtaaacaatatGATAACCTCAATTAAATCAAGGTCAAAACTTTTAAGAGCTATTAAAGTTTCATTTCCGTAGAATAGGTGTAGCCATGGTCTTGTAAATAGGTATCAAGTGACTTGCCTGTACTAGACGTTAATTTAATAACCCTATTATCCTGTACATATGTCTTTGACTAAAATTTCCtaaatacatttgtttaaaCAGTCAAACGGTGTAACTACTAAGTACAAGAATTGaaaatatagagatattttttcAGGTATACAACGAGAAGAAGAGAAAATCAAAAGGTCCCTAAAGGAAGCAGCTTCAAAGAATGACAAACAAGTGTGCACTATACTGGCAAAGGAAATCATCAGGTCACGAAAGGCCATCAGTAAAATATACACCAGTAAAGCACATCTTAACTCTGTTCAACTGCAGATGAAGAATCAGTTAGGTTGGTATTCACAAGTAATATTGAATGTGTAATGCAATAGTTCTATCTAGTGTTTCGCcctaacatttttgtttattactgtttataGTTAATGCACTTTTTCAAACCTGATATGTGCATTCTAACACCTTTATAAGACAATACATAGAACTGTGTTTTATATTGCACATGTATTATGTTTTGAATGAACAAAATTTAgcaaagaataatattttcgCTATATATCCTTTCTACATgatttacattgttatattttgcCTAATATAACAGTTTTTGGGTTGTCAAGTATTTGTTACACAAATAGAAAAGTATGAAAACAGGTACCAAACAAAGACTTGGTGgaattataaactaataatagGATATTATGTCAATATTGCATCCAAATGACTCATACGATATCAGTCAAGATTATCTTGAATACTCCTTCACTTAGAGATATTCTACAATGTGCTGTCAATGATATGATCTTTGTTTACAGCTACTCTACGGGTTGCTGGATCATTGGCAAAATCAACTGAggtgtgttaatattattaaaataattttttgaatttactttaaattgacaataaatattaatttgctaAAAACTCTTAAGATGACCAAAAGTATAAATGCGTATGTCTTGTTCAAATTTATTAAGACTTGTATCATTTTTATAGGTAATGCAAGCTATGCAAGCTCTCGTCAGGCTTCCTGAAGTAGCACAGACCATGCAAGAGTTGAGTAAAGAGATGATGAAAGCTGGCATCATTGAAGAGATGCTGGATGACACCATGTCTAGCATGGAAGATGAAGAGGAAATGGAAGAGGCGGCGCAGACTGAGGTCGATAAGGTAAGAcgaaaaacataataatcagTCAACCACAACTTAAAGGATAGGAttgtacaatataaaataaaaaagtgtgtgTTGTGcagtaaaataatagtttatttttcctGAATTAGGTGTTACTTTTCTTTTGTTCTGTAAAAGTCTCTCTTTTAACTTTTAAAGCAGGACCAAACTTTGTAACAACAGAACCTTGGACAAGTTCGCCTTGATTTTGACGTTTTACAACGCTGGTCGCGTGTGGCCTAGCTGACTCTCAGATTTCTGATCATACCCATTTCTGTagcacataaaaaatatgtgtgtgATTGGCTTATCATTTCAAAAAAATCAATGATTTCTTCTtttgaaaaatagttttcaattaTTTCATACTTATCCAGGTTCTATGGGAGCTCACACAAGGCAAGCTGGGCGAAGCGCCGGCGCCGCCCACCGCAGTTGGAGCACCTTCCACAAGTCAAGAAGAGGAGCCCGTGGCGGAGCCCGACGAGAGCGAACTTGACGAGATGCAGTCTAGATTGGAGGCGCTAAGATCTTAGTCGATCATGAAGAGGAAATcaggtaaataaaacaaacgtttttgtttatttattgtcagAATTTTGATGAAGTGCTGTTTTTGGCGGCATACGGTATGCTTATGCTATGCTGTACATGCTCGGCAGATACATATGGCTTGATCCAAACTGTATGCTGCCGGTATTGTTGGTTACCTAGTATACCCTTTAAGAAGAAGATAGTTTGTTATATGTATAATCTTTCCTGGAAAACATATTGTGTCCTAGCTAGGTAAATTAAATCAGGGCAATGGTTTGTGGAACATTTACTGCTAGGCAAAAAGTCAAGTTACATATATAGTTAAagcataaaaacataaacatattttgtttcctTTTTACAGATGTGCTGTTGAAGAACGAGATTACCGCTGTGGGTTCAAGTTGGCATAGAGTTTGACAAATGCCTTaagattgtaaataatatgtgttATTGTTGTACCTATGTGAATGtaagtattgtttgtttacataattattgtaatgagGTACCTTCCGAACCATAAAGAGTGCAAAtgtcttaatttattaaaatttatttaagtttactGCTCCATCTAAGCAAATCTACAAACTCCTAGTATATTTAGCGTaaaataacagataaaaaatgcatttcaatATAGTTTTGAATGTATCATTGTTATTGCTCGATATCCTACGtgtataaaattagtttaaaaggTGCTTCTACACTACGGATTTCAATAAGCCGCGAGTTCAGTAGTTAGAACAATAATTGTATCTTTATCGTGCAATAAATTGGacaattgtaaaacaaattaagttaTATTCTGGCGTTCAATGTGTAAGCACCTAATATTTGTTCGTAATTATGTTACTATAATATATCTACTTACTTGAAGTTTAATtggttttaattcatttataaataagacCGAATAAACATGTTACAAtcattaataatttactatCAAGGGTAAGAAAATAACTATACTGAACGAATGCCCCACTTAATATCccataatttaaacaattattttgtactaaaactATCTTTCAAATTTTAGGCAATAATTtcgttgtaatttattttaaaatgtttattttatttgcacaaCAAAATGTGAAATAGGAAGAGTAATACATTAATTCACAAAGGCCTCAATCTCACAAAGATCTATTTACGAGATGTTCTCTAAACGAGAAataaacatatatgtataaatttatgTGCATTACTAATATTGTAAGTTCAGgattgtgatatatttttattttatagcttttttaAATGCTAGTGTTGAAAAGCCTTGTGCTTTGAAGTTTTTTATGTCTACTACAGTTAATGATTAAATGcactaactatattttattgttttattcctagaaaaatataccatactaaaaaggtttttgtatagagaaacaATGAACTTATACTTCTCCTCATTTGTAAACTGTCAAGATgattactatattataatatattgtattgtgtagtcccattataaattaatttatcacttGTTTATTACcatttaagatttatttctttttgttttgttattattcacGCTTTACTTACACGTGAACTATACGTGAGACACGTGTACGTACACGTGCTTATACGTACACagttgctgtcactttatttagcagatagatGAACACTCTCTATCATCACCTctatagtccggtgggacggagaAATGTCGCGGCCAGTgaaaggtcaggcgcaggactgacGGATTTATGTGCTCTCGGCACGGAGATGTATGACTCAACATCCTGACTCTGGTCCATTTCTAAGCATTTTTTACAGATAACtctgaaaatactttttggctcgacctggaattcgaacctgagaccgcACCATAGGGACAGTATGTAATCCCACTTTATTAGTCTAGTTTTTCAGGTATTtgggtacaaaataaaagtCGTATAAgaatagttaataaatatatgcaGTAATAAGTACTTGTGTATATATCACAGAGGGTCACAGCATCTTGGAGGACAGCTCCAGCTCCAGCTGCATGTCTTGAAGCGACTTCTTCTTCAGCAGCGGCTGGCGGTCCACCTCCTTTgtcttttttgtgtttttcttctTTGTTAACCTGTAACACAcgtattttttagttatttgtacgtaaaaatatttattcttgcGTCGTTAAAAGTGCGTGCATATTAAGTATACGTGCTCTCATACGTATACTTATTATGCAGCATTTTTacagcaatatttaataacgACCAAGATTTGTGATAATAGTTTTCttataagctattttttttttattaattgtgagTAAGTTCGTGTAAATTACTTTCAGAGTGAAAGCAATCTCGTACTTCGCCATTCTCAGTTATGCAAGCCACAAAACCGGGCACATTGCAATATTTAAGGTGGCTTTTGAAAGAATAGGTCCATAGAAATCACTTATACCATAAAAATTTATCAGATCTCGCATGATTTGCTCAACTATAGAATCAGATCTAAGACTTGGTGAGGGTCAGTCGCTTACGTTAGGTAGCGTAATGTATGTTGTTACCTATTAATAACTCCGTCGGGCTGGTCCATCATGCGGATGATGTCGGCCTGGTCCGAGGAGTCGAGCGGCGCCACGGAGATGTCGCGCACGGCTCGGAACTTGCCGCAGTTGTTCAGGTGCTCGTTCTCCAGCCGGAAGAAGTTCCAGATGAAACGTCTGCAAATATACCACATTATATAGACACATGTTTAATATGAACTATAGTATTTTTAAGTACGGAACTTAAAAAAAgaagtcaaataaaataacaccaaTAAAGagaggtaggtacatttttgtCCGTAAAAAACCTCTCTATATTTTAATACGAAGAAGGGTCAAtttaaaaagctataaaaaaacAGCTTTTCTTTAGACTGCCAGGATAATCGAAAAAGGGATACCTAGTTTGCTAGCTTTTTATCTCAATAGTAGGGTCTGCTAATAATTGTAAACGCGTTCACCGTTAATAATACATAATCTAATAGTTATCGGATGAAGAAGGTTTcccttgttttttatttatatgaatagagctacatttatattaataatacctGAATACTTCCAAGGGCGCGAGTATGGAGGTCATGGTCTCAGCGCTGACGATGCTGTTCTCGGTGAGTACGAACGACACCGTCCATATGAAGCGCAGCACGAAGTCCTCCACTATCGCGAAGTAGTAGAACTGTAATACACCACagaaatgtattgaaaataaccTCCTTTGATGCTCTATAAATCGTAGTACATACTAGTACTGTTTTATTTTCGTAAGCGGGTcatttacctacatatttacaGGATATGGCAAAGGTCTAAGTATACTcaggccattacaaacgtgcgatcTACGTAATTTTAGAGTGACTTTTGCAcgcactaacccccggtttctgagtacttttaacggcagttatctattcaatatctcACTCTCAATCATGTTTACTCTCAATCagttatctaatcaatagcgtgttttttatatgagttttaacactattgaatagataaactaccgctaaatgtacctcagaaaccgg from Anticarsia gemmatalis isolate Benzon Research Colony breed Stoneville strain chromosome 24, ilAntGemm2 primary, whole genome shotgun sequence encodes the following:
- the Vps24 gene encoding vacuolar protein sorting 24, encoding MGLFGKTPERNPKEMVNEWSHKLRKEGYNLDRQIRGIQREEEKIKRSLKEAASKNDKQVCTILAKEIIRSRKAISKIYTSKAHLNSVQLQMKNQLATLRVAGSLAKSTEVMQAMQALVRLPEVAQTMQELSKEMMKAGIIEEMLDDTMSSMEDEEEMEEAAQTEVDKVLWELTQGKLGEAPAPPTAVGAPSTSQEEEPVAEPDESELDEMQSRLEALRS